A genome region from Arachis duranensis cultivar V14167 chromosome 8, aradu.V14167.gnm2.J7QH, whole genome shotgun sequence includes the following:
- the LOC107460111 gene encoding uncharacterized protein LOC107460111 isoform X2, which produces MVDKAHNSNGCSHSFLPIMTRWLFLFAFLFLFLTSHYFLETDLSKFTSSTILKTITIFNGKPEPPLHCSNESSSICNSNYPDKFEPNDRTSRSCPEYFRWIHEDLKPWQKTGITRDMVDRGQNVSHFRLVIVNGKAYIEKYKKSFQTRDVFTIWGILQLLRLYPGEVPDLELMFQCGDKTVVDKGLYLAGGPLANVSPPPIFHYCGNNDSFDIVFPDWTFWGWAELHISPWESTLQSIEEGNKRVKWKDRVPYAFWKGNPTVSLLRKNLCKCNVTDKNDWNARIYSVQWLDEREKNFQDTKLGDQCTYRYKIYAEGATWSVSEKYIIACDSMTMFIEPQYFDFFTRNMVPLQHYWPISTTNMCEDIKFAVDWGNSHQDKAQQIGKGGSNYIIDNLKMKYVYDYMLHLLKEYAKLQRFKPKIPERAKEMCPERMACSLRNGPRKRYMYESLVKSPSSTLPCSMPPPYEPQALQHLLHQKDNLIDKVRLRSLSDAAKKQ; this is translated from the exons aGCAAATTTACAAGCTCTACTATCCTGAAGACAATTACAATCTTCAATGGGAAACCCGAACCGCCATTGCATTGCAGCAATGAAAGCTCAAGCATATGCAATTCTAACTACCCAGATAAATTTGAACCGAATGATAGAACATCAAGATCATGCCCAGAATACTTCAGATGGATCCATGAAGATCTGAAGCCATGGCAGAAAACAGGGATCACAAGAGACATGGTTGACAGGGGACAAAACGTGTCACACTTTAGGCTTGTGATTGTGAATGGAAAAGCATACATTGAAAAATACAAGAAATCGTTTCAAACCAGGGATGTTTTTACAATATGGGGAATCCTACAACTTCTAAGGTTGTATCCTGGGGAAGTACCTGATTTGGAGCTCATGTTTCAATGTGGAGATAAGACTGTGGTGGATAAGGGTCTATATCTTGCAGGTGGACCACTTGCTAATGTTTCACCTCCTCCTATTTTTCACTATTGTGGAAATAATGATTCATTTGACATTGTCTTCCCTGATTGGACCTTCTGGGGTTG GGCTGAACTCCACATAAGTCCATGGGAATCAACACTGCAAAGTatagaagaaggaaacaaaAGGGTGAAATGGAAGGATAGGGTACCCTATGCTTTTTGGAAGGGCAATCCCACTGTCTCTCTTCTTAGAAAAAACCTTTGTAAGTGCAATGTCACAGATAAAAATGATTGGAATGCCAGAATATATAGTGTG cAATGGCttgatgagagagagaaaaattttcAGGACACAAAACTGGGAGATCAATGTACTTACAG gtACAAAATATATGCAGAAGGTGCTACATGGTCCGTGAGCGAGAAATACATAATAGCATGTGACTCAATGACAATGTTCATAGAGCctcaatactttgacttctttaCAAGAAACATGGTACCTCTGCAGCATTATTGGCCTATCAGCACCACCAACATGTGTGAGGACATCAAATTTGCCGTCGACTGGGGCAATTCTCACCAAGATAAGGCACAGCAGATTGGAAAAGGAGGATCAAATTACATCATTGACAATCTCAAAATGAAGTATGTGTATGATTACATGTTGCATCTACTAAAAGAATATGCTAAGCTCCAAAGGTTCAAACCCAAAATACCTGAAAGAGCTAAAGAGATGTGTCCTGAGAGAATGGCATGTTCTTTGCGCAATGGACCAAGAAAGAGATACATGTATGAATCCCTTGTTAAGTCACCAAGTTCCACACTTCCATGTTCCATGCCTCCTCCTTATGAACCTCAAGCTCTTCAACATTTACTTCATCAAAAGGATAATTTAATTGACAAAGTCAGGTTAAGGTCTCTTAGTGATGCTGCTAAGAAGCAATGA
- the LOC107460111 gene encoding uncharacterized protein LOC107460111 isoform X1, with amino-acid sequence MSMATYNRQGSFSKAKRLGSRSSFLSIFFLFVLAASSTFIIHYWIDFSKFTSSTILKTITIFNGKPEPPLHCSNESSSICNSNYPDKFEPNDRTSRSCPEYFRWIHEDLKPWQKTGITRDMVDRGQNVSHFRLVIVNGKAYIEKYKKSFQTRDVFTIWGILQLLRLYPGEVPDLELMFQCGDKTVVDKGLYLAGGPLANVSPPPIFHYCGNNDSFDIVFPDWTFWGWAELHISPWESTLQSIEEGNKRVKWKDRVPYAFWKGNPTVSLLRKNLCKCNVTDKNDWNARIYSVQWLDEREKNFQDTKLGDQCTYRYKIYAEGATWSVSEKYIIACDSMTMFIEPQYFDFFTRNMVPLQHYWPISTTNMCEDIKFAVDWGNSHQDKAQQIGKGGSNYIIDNLKMKYVYDYMLHLLKEYAKLQRFKPKIPERAKEMCPERMACSLRNGPRKRYMYESLVKSPSSTLPCSMPPPYEPQALQHLLHQKDNLIDKVRLRSLSDAAKKQ; translated from the exons aGCAAATTTACAAGCTCTACTATCCTGAAGACAATTACAATCTTCAATGGGAAACCCGAACCGCCATTGCATTGCAGCAATGAAAGCTCAAGCATATGCAATTCTAACTACCCAGATAAATTTGAACCGAATGATAGAACATCAAGATCATGCCCAGAATACTTCAGATGGATCCATGAAGATCTGAAGCCATGGCAGAAAACAGGGATCACAAGAGACATGGTTGACAGGGGACAAAACGTGTCACACTTTAGGCTTGTGATTGTGAATGGAAAAGCATACATTGAAAAATACAAGAAATCGTTTCAAACCAGGGATGTTTTTACAATATGGGGAATCCTACAACTTCTAAGGTTGTATCCTGGGGAAGTACCTGATTTGGAGCTCATGTTTCAATGTGGAGATAAGACTGTGGTGGATAAGGGTCTATATCTTGCAGGTGGACCACTTGCTAATGTTTCACCTCCTCCTATTTTTCACTATTGTGGAAATAATGATTCATTTGACATTGTCTTCCCTGATTGGACCTTCTGGGGTTG GGCTGAACTCCACATAAGTCCATGGGAATCAACACTGCAAAGTatagaagaaggaaacaaaAGGGTGAAATGGAAGGATAGGGTACCCTATGCTTTTTGGAAGGGCAATCCCACTGTCTCTCTTCTTAGAAAAAACCTTTGTAAGTGCAATGTCACAGATAAAAATGATTGGAATGCCAGAATATATAGTGTG cAATGGCttgatgagagagagaaaaattttcAGGACACAAAACTGGGAGATCAATGTACTTACAG gtACAAAATATATGCAGAAGGTGCTACATGGTCCGTGAGCGAGAAATACATAATAGCATGTGACTCAATGACAATGTTCATAGAGCctcaatactttgacttctttaCAAGAAACATGGTACCTCTGCAGCATTATTGGCCTATCAGCACCACCAACATGTGTGAGGACATCAAATTTGCCGTCGACTGGGGCAATTCTCACCAAGATAAGGCACAGCAGATTGGAAAAGGAGGATCAAATTACATCATTGACAATCTCAAAATGAAGTATGTGTATGATTACATGTTGCATCTACTAAAAGAATATGCTAAGCTCCAAAGGTTCAAACCCAAAATACCTGAAAGAGCTAAAGAGATGTGTCCTGAGAGAATGGCATGTTCTTTGCGCAATGGACCAAGAAAGAGATACATGTATGAATCCCTTGTTAAGTCACCAAGTTCCACACTTCCATGTTCCATGCCTCCTCCTTATGAACCTCAAGCTCTTCAACATTTACTTCATCAAAAGGATAATTTAATTGACAAAGTCAGGTTAAGGTCTCTTAGTGATGCTGCTAAGAAGCAATGA
- the LOC107460059 gene encoding protein QUIRKY isoform X1: protein MSNLKLGVEVTGAHDLMPKDGQGSCSSFVELHFDGQEFRTTTKDKDLSPVWNEKFYFNITDPSRLPNLTLAACVYHYNKSTGSKVFLGKVHLTATSFVPYADAAVLHYPLEKKVVFSRVKGELGLKVFVTDDPSIKSSSPLPDLEPVTNTDQHTVQDQTPSFTSSILNVFSRKKNDSRHTFHTVAKPNEEKQHQSSSSAAAKPSSNYMTHEMKSGMPPPSKFVYAGSSSPFDYALKETSPYLGGGQVVGGRVIRGNMRPSTYDLVEPMRYLFVGVVRRGVQSRSGPN, encoded by the coding sequence ATGAGCAATCTCAAGCTTGGGGTGGAGGTTACAGGTGCTCATGACCTTATGCCAAAAGATGGGCAAGGTTCATGTAGTTCCTTTGTGGAACTTCACTTTGATGGTCAGGAATTTCGAACAACCACTAAGGATAAAGATCTGAGTCCAGTTTGGAATGAGAAATTCTACTTCAACATTACTGATCCAAGCAGATTGCCAAACCTCACTCTTGCCGCCTGCGTCTACCACTATAACAAATCCACCGGTTCCAAAGTGTTCCTTGGCAAGGTCCACCTCACTGCAACATCATTTGTCCCGTATGCAGATGCTGCTGTTCTTCACTACCCTTTGGAAAAGAAAGTTGTTTTTTCCCGCGTAAAAGGAGAGCTTGGCTTGAAAGTATTTGTTACTGATGACCCTTCAATTAAGTCCTCAAGTCCTCTTCCTGATTTAGAACCAGTTACTAATACAGATCAACACACTGTTCAAGATCAAACACCATCATTCACAAGTTCAATACTGAATGTGTTTTCTCGAAAGAAAAATGACTCAAGGCACACATTTCATACAGTTGCCAAACCAAATGAAGAAAAACAGCATCAATCTTCTTCTTCAGCAGCTGCCAAGCCGAGTTCAAACTATATGACACATGAGATGAAATCTGGAATGCCGCCTCCTTCGAAATTCGTGTATGCAGGTTCATCTTCTCCTTTTGATTATGCATTGAAAGAGACAAGCCCTTATCTTGGAGGGGGCCAAGTTGTTGGTGGGAGAGTTATACGTGGGAACATGCGCCCCAGCACCTATGACCTTGTTGAACCAATGAGGTACCTTTTTGTAGGAGTTGTGAGGAGGGGTGTTCAAAGCCGATCCGGACCGAACTAA